In Bubalus kerabau isolate K-KA32 ecotype Philippines breed swamp buffalo chromosome 4, PCC_UOA_SB_1v2, whole genome shotgun sequence, one DNA window encodes the following:
- the LOC129649556 gene encoding seizure protein 6 homolog isoform X1, with product MLPLTPRGRLGQASFALAMTQPLPHTHHTHTHVTHSLSAAYLLSCHFPRRPAYGAVTVTSLHPGGSARFRCATGYQLKGARLLTCLNATQPFWDSQEPVCIAACGGVIRNATTGRIVSPGFPGNYSNNLTCHWLLEAPEGQRLHLHFEKVSLAEDDDRLIIRNGDNVEAPPVYDSYEVEYLPIEGLLSSGRHFFVELSTDSSGVAAGMALRYEAFQQGHCYEPFVKYGNFSSSAPSYPVGTTVEFSCDPGYTLEQGSIIIECVDPHDPQWNETEPACRAVCSGETTDSAGVVLSPNWPEPYGRGQDCIWGVHVEEDKRIMLDVRVLRIGTGDVLTFYDGDDLTARVLGQYSGPRGHFKLFTSMADVTIQFQSDPGASVLGYQQGFVIHFFEVPRNDTCPELPEIPNGWKSPSQPELVHGTVVTYQCYPGYQVVGSSVLMCQWDLTWSEDLPSCQRVTSCRDPGDVEHSRRLISSPKFPVGATVQYICDQGFVLTGSALLTCHDRQASSPKWSDRAPKCLLEQLKPCHGLSAPENGARSPEKRLHPAGATVHFSCAPGYVLKGQASIKCVPGHPSHWSDPPPICRAASLDGFYSGRSLDVAKVPAASSTLDAAHLAAAIFLPLVAMALLVGGVYLYCRLQGNSPLQLPRTRPRPYDRITVESAFDNPTYETGSLSFAGDERI from the exons ATGCTTCCTCTGACACCTCGAGGCAGGCTAGGGCAGGCCTCTTTTGCCCTGGCTATGACTCAGccccttccacacacacaccacacacacacacacgtcacccATTCTCTCTCTGCAGCCTACCTCCTGAGCTGCCACTTTCCCCGACGTCCAGCTTATGGAGCTGTGACTGTCACCAGCCTCCACCCTGGAGGTAGTGCCCGCTTCCGCTGTGCCACTGGCTACCAGCTGAAGGGTGCCAGGCTCCTTACCTGTCTCAACGCCACCCAGCCCTTCTGGGATTCTCAGGAGCCAGTCTGCATCG CTGCCTGCGGTGGAGTGATCCGCAACGCCACCACCGGCCGCATCGTCTCGCCCGGTTTCCCGGGCAACTACAGCAACAACCTCACCTGCCACTGGCTGCTTGAGGCTCCCGAGGGCCAGCGGTTGCACCTGCACTTTGAGAAGGTTTCCCTGGCTGAGGATGATGACAG GCTCATCATCCGTAATGGGGACAACGTGGAGGCCCCGCCCGTGTATGATTCCTACGAGGTGGAGTACCTGCCCATTGAGGGCCTGCTCAGCTCCGGCCGACACTTCTTCGTGGAGCTCAGTACTGACAGCAGCGGGGTGGCTGCGGGCATGGCCCTGCGCTACGAGG CCTTCCAGCAAGGCCATTGCTACGAGCCCTTTGTCAAATACGGCAACTTCAGCAGCAGTGCACCCTCTTACCCTGTGGGGACCACCGTGGAGTTCAGCTGCGACCCCGGCTACACTCTGGAGCAGGGCTCCATCATCATTGAGTGCGTGGACCCCCACGACCCCCAGTGGAATGAGACAGAGCCCGCCTGCCGAG CCGTGTGTAGTGGAGAGACCACAGACTCAGCCGGCGTGGTGCTCTCCCCCAACTGGCCAGAGCCATACGGCCGTGGGCAGGACTGCATCTGGGGTGTGCATGTGGAGGAAGACAAGCGCATCATGTTGGACGTCCGAGT GCTGCGCATAGGCACGGGCGACGTGCTAACCTTCTATGATGGGGACGACCTGACAGCTCGGGTCCTGGGCCAGTACTCTGGGCCCCGTGGCCACTTCAAGCTCTTTACCTCCATGGCTGATGTCACCATTCAGTTCCAGTCGGACCCCGGGGCCTCAGTGCTCGGGTACCAGCAGGGCTTCGTCATCCACTTCTTTG AGGTGCCCCGTAATGACACCTGTCCGGAGCTACCTGAAATCCCCAATGGCTGGAAGAGCCCGTCACAGCCTGAGCTGGTGCATGGCACCGTCGTCACCTACCAGTGCTACCCTGGCTACCAGGTGGTAGGCTCCAGTGTCCTCATGTGCCAGTGGGACCTCACCTGGAGTGAGGACCTGCCCTCATGCCAGAGAG TGACTTCCTGTCGCGACCCTGGGGATGTGGAACACAGCCGACGCCTCATATCGAGCCCTAAGTTCCCCGTGGGGGCCACCGTGCAGTATATCTGTGACCAGGGTTTTGTGCTGACGGGTAGTGCTCTCCTCACCTGCCATGACCGCCAAGCCAGCAGCCCCAAGTGGAGTGACCGGGCCCCCAAATGTCTCT TGGAACAGCTCAAACCGTGCCATGGCCTCAGCGCCCCCGAGAATGGTGCCCGCAGTCCTGAGAAGCGGCTGCACCCAGCGGGGGCTACTGTCCACTTCTCGTGCGCCCCTGGCTATGTGCTGAAGGGCCAGGCCAGCATCAAGTGTGTGCCCGGACACCCCTCACACTGGAGTGACCCCCCACCCATCTGTAGGGCTG CCTCTCTGGACGGCTTCTACAGCGGCCGCAGCCTGGATG TTGCCAAGGTGCCAGCTGCCTCCAGCACACTGGATGCTGCTCACCTTGCAGCTGCCATCTTCTTGCCGCTGGTAGCGATGGCGCTCTTGGTGGGAGGCGTGTACCTCTACTGCAG GCTCCAGGGGAACAGCCCCCTGCAGCTGCCCCGGACACGACCCCGCCCTTATGACCGCATCACCGTGGAGTCAGCGTTTGATAATCCAACTTATGAGACTGGA TCTCTTTCCTTTGCAGGAGACGAGAGAATATGA
- the LOC129649556 gene encoding seizure protein 6 homolog isoform X2, giving the protein MLPLTPRGRLGQASFALAMTQPLPHTHHTHTHVTHSLSAAYLLSCHFPRRPAYGAVTVTSLHPGGSARFRCATGYQLKGARLLTCLNATQPFWDSQEPVCIAACGGVIRNATTGRIVSPGFPGNYSNNLTCHWLLEAPEGQRLHLHFEKVSLAEDDDRLIIRNGDNVEAPPVYDSYEVEYLPIEGLLSSGRHFFVELSTDSSGVAAGMALRYEAFQQGHCYEPFVKYGNFSSSAPSYPVGTTVEFSCDPGYTLEQGSIIIECVDPHDPQWNETEPACRAVCSGETTDSAGVVLSPNWPEPYGRGQDCIWGVHVEEDKRIMLDVRVLRIGTGDVLTFYDGDDLTARVLGQYSGPRGHFKLFTSMADVTIQFQSDPGASVLGYQQGFVIHFFEVPRNDTCPELPEIPNGWKSPSQPELVHGTVVTYQCYPGYQVVGSSVLMCQWDLTWSEDLPSCQRVTSCRDPGDVEHSRRLISSPKFPVGATVQYICDQGFVLTGSALLTCHDRQASSPKWSDRAPKCLLEQLKPCHGLSAPENGARSPEKRLHPAGATVHFSCAPGYVLKGQASIKCVPGHPSHWSDPPPICRAASLDGFYSGRSLDVAKVPAASSTLDAAHLAAAIFLPLVAMALLVGGVYLYCRLQGNSPLQLPRTRPRPYDRITVESAFDNPTYETGETREYEVSI; this is encoded by the exons ATGCTTCCTCTGACACCTCGAGGCAGGCTAGGGCAGGCCTCTTTTGCCCTGGCTATGACTCAGccccttccacacacacaccacacacacacacacgtcacccATTCTCTCTCTGCAGCCTACCTCCTGAGCTGCCACTTTCCCCGACGTCCAGCTTATGGAGCTGTGACTGTCACCAGCCTCCACCCTGGAGGTAGTGCCCGCTTCCGCTGTGCCACTGGCTACCAGCTGAAGGGTGCCAGGCTCCTTACCTGTCTCAACGCCACCCAGCCCTTCTGGGATTCTCAGGAGCCAGTCTGCATCG CTGCCTGCGGTGGAGTGATCCGCAACGCCACCACCGGCCGCATCGTCTCGCCCGGTTTCCCGGGCAACTACAGCAACAACCTCACCTGCCACTGGCTGCTTGAGGCTCCCGAGGGCCAGCGGTTGCACCTGCACTTTGAGAAGGTTTCCCTGGCTGAGGATGATGACAG GCTCATCATCCGTAATGGGGACAACGTGGAGGCCCCGCCCGTGTATGATTCCTACGAGGTGGAGTACCTGCCCATTGAGGGCCTGCTCAGCTCCGGCCGACACTTCTTCGTGGAGCTCAGTACTGACAGCAGCGGGGTGGCTGCGGGCATGGCCCTGCGCTACGAGG CCTTCCAGCAAGGCCATTGCTACGAGCCCTTTGTCAAATACGGCAACTTCAGCAGCAGTGCACCCTCTTACCCTGTGGGGACCACCGTGGAGTTCAGCTGCGACCCCGGCTACACTCTGGAGCAGGGCTCCATCATCATTGAGTGCGTGGACCCCCACGACCCCCAGTGGAATGAGACAGAGCCCGCCTGCCGAG CCGTGTGTAGTGGAGAGACCACAGACTCAGCCGGCGTGGTGCTCTCCCCCAACTGGCCAGAGCCATACGGCCGTGGGCAGGACTGCATCTGGGGTGTGCATGTGGAGGAAGACAAGCGCATCATGTTGGACGTCCGAGT GCTGCGCATAGGCACGGGCGACGTGCTAACCTTCTATGATGGGGACGACCTGACAGCTCGGGTCCTGGGCCAGTACTCTGGGCCCCGTGGCCACTTCAAGCTCTTTACCTCCATGGCTGATGTCACCATTCAGTTCCAGTCGGACCCCGGGGCCTCAGTGCTCGGGTACCAGCAGGGCTTCGTCATCCACTTCTTTG AGGTGCCCCGTAATGACACCTGTCCGGAGCTACCTGAAATCCCCAATGGCTGGAAGAGCCCGTCACAGCCTGAGCTGGTGCATGGCACCGTCGTCACCTACCAGTGCTACCCTGGCTACCAGGTGGTAGGCTCCAGTGTCCTCATGTGCCAGTGGGACCTCACCTGGAGTGAGGACCTGCCCTCATGCCAGAGAG TGACTTCCTGTCGCGACCCTGGGGATGTGGAACACAGCCGACGCCTCATATCGAGCCCTAAGTTCCCCGTGGGGGCCACCGTGCAGTATATCTGTGACCAGGGTTTTGTGCTGACGGGTAGTGCTCTCCTCACCTGCCATGACCGCCAAGCCAGCAGCCCCAAGTGGAGTGACCGGGCCCCCAAATGTCTCT TGGAACAGCTCAAACCGTGCCATGGCCTCAGCGCCCCCGAGAATGGTGCCCGCAGTCCTGAGAAGCGGCTGCACCCAGCGGGGGCTACTGTCCACTTCTCGTGCGCCCCTGGCTATGTGCTGAAGGGCCAGGCCAGCATCAAGTGTGTGCCCGGACACCCCTCACACTGGAGTGACCCCCCACCCATCTGTAGGGCTG CCTCTCTGGACGGCTTCTACAGCGGCCGCAGCCTGGATG TTGCCAAGGTGCCAGCTGCCTCCAGCACACTGGATGCTGCTCACCTTGCAGCTGCCATCTTCTTGCCGCTGGTAGCGATGGCGCTCTTGGTGGGAGGCGTGTACCTCTACTGCAG GCTCCAGGGGAACAGCCCCCTGCAGCTGCCCCGGACACGACCCCGCCCTTATGACCGCATCACCGTGGAGTCAGCGTTTGATAATCCAACTTATGAGACTGGA GAGACGAGAGAATATGAAGTCTCCATCTAG